The Musa acuminata AAA Group cultivar baxijiao chromosome BXJ1-8, Cavendish_Baxijiao_AAA, whole genome shotgun sequence genomic sequence CGAGACATGAAAAAGAAAGTAATGCATTTGattccaaaaataaaaataaaaatcaaatgacGCTGCGACTTTGGAGCTTTTCTAATtacattttcttttcattcgtTCATTGTTCTAGCATTCGAACCATTCAGAAGTTGTGTTGCAAGAACAGATTCTCCTGTGGGGATGCTGGTCCGATCTCTTCCTCCAAGCACCTCAACCCATCCCCAGCCCCCCCATGTCCTAAACTCCTCCCCTCTGAATTCTTCCCTTCCGCATCGCCTTCTGATGCCGACGACTTCCTCCTCTGAGATGAGGTTACGCTGGGAAATGTGATCCACGAAGGAGCTCTATACTCGTAAATCTGGTCATCAGTGTCATTCTCCGAACATGACCTGTTTGAAGACCTTTGTGAAGCTTTATTGTGCAACCTACTACTCCCTAGAACTACCTCTGTAGGCAGGATTGGCTGTTCGTTGCACGGGCTGCCCATCAACAGTGCGAGAGCTCTCTCCAAAGTGGTCGTCACCTTATCCATCGACAGCCGATCCTTTCCCCGCATCCTAACGCACTTGGATGCCATGGCAGCAATTTTCTTGAGAGCCTCCAGGTCAGCTGGAGGTTTCAGCACTGGATCCAGAATCGCCGAAATGTCCCCAGCTTTGATCAGTGGAACTGCCCATTCTACAATGTTTCCTTCTTCAAATTGCATATCGATTGCTTTTCTACCACTTAAAATCTCCAGCAGCAGAACCCCAAAACTGTATACATCTGATTTTGTAGTCAAGTAATGAAGTCTATAGTATTCAGGATCGAGGTAGCCGAGAGTACCAGCAGGGGGTTCAGATAATGGTGAGCTGCTATCTGCTGGACCCAACAAAGAAAGACCAAAATCTGCAACTCGAGCATTGTGTTCCTCATCGATGAGAATGTTCGAAGACTTGATGTCCCTGTGAATTACCGGTGGACAAGCATATCCATGCAGGTATTCTATCCCCCTAGCAGCCTGGACGGCAATCGTCACCCTACGAACCCAATCCAACCGCTTTCTTAGGCATAGATCCTTGCCATGAAGGTGTCGGTACAAAGATCCATGAGCCATGAACTCATAAACCAAAAGCCGCTCACCACCTTCCTCACAGTATCCAAGCAAGTTGAGCAAATGAGCATGATTTAGTCTTGACAGCAGGTCGAGTTCCGTATGGAACTCCTTGGAGTTCTTCTTCACATCAGACACTCTTATGGCTCTCTTCACTGCGACCACAGTCCCATCTTTCAAGACACCTTTGAAAACACACGAGAAGCTACCCTTCCCGACGAGTGATTCCTCACTGAATCCACTAGTCGCCTTCTCCAGTTCTCCATAGGTGAACATCTGAGCCCTCCTGATCTTGAGCTCCTCCAAGTCTGGTCGGACTTTCACCATTTCCTTGTGAAAAGAATACGTCCGTTTTCTCGATGTAGTCACTGCAGACTCCAAACACCTACAGCTCTGCAGCCTATGGCGAGCGTAAAGACATGCGACTAAGAAGACCGAGCTAACAAAGATGATTGCAAAGACAATTTCTGCAATGAAGATTGGCATTTGAAGAGAGAGCAACCTTTTGCTCTTGGATTCTTTCTGTGACGAGCAGAAGGAGGAGCATTCGACTGAAGCACAACTGGAACAATTGAACTCGCAACCGTGATCTGAGGTCAAATTGCAAGGCGTGGATTCGTACGTCCCTTCAGGGCACCCAACACTGCACGGTAAGCAAACTCTTGAATCTGCTGGCTTGCAGACTTTATTCCCCCAGCTTGTATGACTGAATTCATAGTACCCCTGGCCGCAAGGATTAGAAGCACAGATTCCAGGAGAGACAGCCATCGGAATTGACCAGGGGACGCCGGTGCCCCAGCAGACGGCCCAAAGCGAAGTCGCCGCAAGAACACCACATGTGAAGTAGTCCCCGGCCGCAATCTCATACAACCTTGAATCCTTAGGTGGCGGCATGCTGTTCTGAAGCATAAAGCCCCAGCAAACAGCCTTGTGATCTAAGCTCTTAATTCCACAAGCATGGAACCTCCCCCCGGCTACCGAAACCATAGGATCCATGGGCACCATCTTAACATCTCCATGGCCTAAAGATAACTGCTGCGTCTCCAGGCTCCTTCCCCAGCAAAAGACCTGGGAGTTCTCCAGGATCCCACAGACATGAAATCCACCGGCCGAAATCGATTGGAACCTCAAGTTCCTCGGCGTCAAGCTTATCACACCGCTGCTGGTCTCATCGCCCCAGCAGAATGCCGTCCGGTTGTGGATGAACATCCCGCAGCTGAACACCGAGCCGGCAGTGATCGCCGCAACGGAGCCGTCAAATTCGTGGGAGGCGGTCATGTTGTAGCCCCAGCAGTCGATCAAGGAGGCGCCTTTCCGAGAGTCTATGGCCGGTTTGCGAAGGGCGCAGAGGTGGTCGTCGCCGGCGCTGATCTCCGAGTAGGATGCGCCTTCCGCCATGGGCTGAGGCACGCCCATCTTCACAAAGATGTTGCTGCCCCAGCAATAAGGCTGGCCTGTGTCCAAGAGAAGGCCGCAGACGAAACCATCGCCGGCCGTGAGACCCAGGAGGGGGAGTCGAAGAGGAGCGCCATAGACTATGGAAGCATCAGCACCAAAGCAAGCAACCAAGTGAGAACCATCCGAGCTTAGACCACAGAAGACCGGGCCATTCTCACCGTAGGAAACGGCAATGGAGGACATCGATCCAAGGCCCGAGACCCCCATATTAGATGACCCAGAAATcatcaccaagaacgctgcttgaATCAGAAACCCAGACCTAACAGAGTTCATTTTTCTTGCACTCAGATGGAGGCGGCAATGT encodes the following:
- the LOC135588480 gene encoding serine/threonine-protein kinase-like protein CR4, with protein sequence MNSVRSGFLIQAAFLVMISGSSNMGVSGLGSMSSIAVSYGENGPVFCGLSSDGSHLVACFGADASIVYGAPLRLPLLGLTAGDGFVCGLLLDTGQPYCWGSNIFVKMGVPQPMAEGASYSEISAGDDHLCALRKPAIDSRKGASLIDCWGYNMTASHEFDGSVAAITAGSVFSCGMFIHNRTAFCWGDETSSGVISLTPRNLRFQSISAGGFHVCGILENSQVFCWGRSLETQQLSLGHGDVKMVPMDPMVSVAGGRFHACGIKSLDHKAVCWGFMLQNSMPPPKDSRLYEIAAGDYFTCGVLAATSLWAVCWGTGVPWSIPMAVSPGICASNPCGQGYYEFSHTSWGNKVCKPADSRVCLPCSVGCPEGTYESTPCNLTSDHGCEFNCSSCASVECSSFCSSQKESKSKRLLSLQMPIFIAEIVFAIIFVSSVFLVACLYARHRLQSCRCLESAVTTSRKRTYSFHKEMVKVRPDLEELKIRRAQMFTYGELEKATSGFSEESLVGKGSFSCVFKGVLKDGTVVAVKRAIRVSDVKKNSKEFHTELDLLSRLNHAHLLNLLGYCEEGGERLLVYEFMAHGSLYRHLHGKDLCLRKRLDWVRRVTIAVQAARGIEYLHGYACPPVIHRDIKSSNILIDEEHNARVADFGLSLLGPADSSSPLSEPPAGTLGYLDPEYYRLHYLTTKSDVYSFGVLLLEILSGRKAIDMQFEEGNIVEWAVPLIKAGDISAILDPVLKPPADLEALKKIAAMASKCVRMRGKDRLSMDKVTTTLERALALLMGSPCNEQPILPTEVVLGSSRLHNKASQRSSNRSCSENDTDDQIYEYRAPSWITFPSVTSSQRRKSSASEGDAEGKNSEGRSLGHGGAGDGLRCLEEEIGPASPQENLFLQHNF